GAGGTCAAGGCGAGCCTCCAGGCGGACATCCAGGAGGAACTGACCCACGCCGGGGAGATCGGCCAGCGGCTCAAGCAGCTGGAAGCTCGACCGCCGGGCTCGATGGAGTTCGAGGCCCGCCAGGAGAGCCTCCAGCCGCCCGAGGACTCGACGGACGTGCTCGCCGTCATCGAGGGCGTCCTCGACGCCGAGTCCGACGCCATCGACACCTACCGCGACCTCATCGACGCCGCCGAGGAGGCCGACGACCCGCTCACCGAGGACCTGGCCGTGACGCTGCTCGCCGACGAGGAGGCCCACCGCACCGAGTTCCGCGGCTTCCGCAAGGAGTACGCCGACGACTAGCGAACCGGAGTCGCGCCGGTTGGCACCTCACGCGGGGCAAACGCCTTGCCGCTGGCGGGCCACCGGCGGACGTGTCCCGAGACGCCGACGGGCTGGCGCCGCCGTCGCGGTGTCGCCCGACCGACGAGTTGCCTCCCCTTCTCGAATTCCGCGACGGCTCCCCCGTCGAGAGTCCCGCCGACTGGCGCGACCGTCGCGAGGAGCTCCGCCGGTCGCTCCGCCACTACGTCTACGGCTACGCGCCCGAGCCTCCGGAGATCGAGACGACGACCGAACGCACCGCCGGCGTCTGCGACGGCGCGGCGACGCTCGTCGAGACCGAGATCGCCTTCGCCGACCTCCCGACGGACGCGCCGTCGATCACCCTCGCCGTCTTCCTGCCGAGCGAGGCGGTCGCCGAGGGCGACGCCGGCGGTTCGGTCCCGGTCCTGCTGGGGCTGAACTGGCGGGGCAACCACGCCGCCGTCGACGACCCGGCGGTGACGATCACCGACACCGCTCGCGAGTACGGTGGTCGCGGCGACGGCGCCGCCGACCGTGGCGCTGCCGCCGACTACTGGTGCGTCGAGCACGTGCTCGGGCGGGGCTACGGCTTCGCCACCTACCACCTCGCCGACGTCGACCCCGACAGCGGCGACCCCGCCGACGGCGTCCGCCCGTACTACGACGACGAGCTGCCAGGCCCGCCGGGCACCGAATGGGGCGTCCTCGCCGCGTGGGCCTGGGGCCTCCAGCGCTGCGTCGACGCGCTCCGCCCGATGGAGGCGGTCCGCGCCGAGGCGATCGCCGTCCTCGGCCACTCCCGTTGCGGCAAGGCCGCGCTGCTGGCCGGCGCGACCGACGAGCGGATCGGCCTCGTCGCGCCCCACCAGTCGGGCACCGGCGGGATGGCGCTCGACCGCGACAACGACCAGGAGGGGATCGGCGACATCACCGGCACGTTTCCACAGTGGTTCGCCGACACCTACGCCGCCTTCGACGGCCAGGTCGACCGCCTGCCCGTCGACAGTCACTCGCTCGCCGCGCTCGTCGCGCCCCGGCCCCTGATCGACACCGCCGGCGCCCGCGACCACTGGACCAACCCCGGCCGCGCACTGGACGCCGTCCGCGCCGCCGAACCCGTCTGGGAGCTGCTCGGCGCCGAGGGCATCGGCGACGACCTCCCGCTGTACGAGGACGACGAGATCTCCGGGGAAACCGTCGGACCGCTGTGTCACTACCGGCGCGAGACCGGTCACACCCTGAACCAGGGATATCTCGACGCCGTCCTCGACTTCGCCGACGTACACTTCGACGGGACCGGATAGGACCGCGACCGGGCGGGGCGCCACGGGGCTTATGCCGGTCGGCCGCCTCGTTAGATCCGACCGATGGGCATCTTCAACAGGCTCGGCCGGGAGGTCGAGGAGTTCAAGCAGAGCGCGAAGCGGGCGGCCGAGGAGGGGGGCGACTACCGGTGTGAGTCCTGCGACGCGCGCTTCTCGACGGGATTCGAGGAGTGTCCGGACTGCGGCGCCGAGGCGGTCGTCGCGGCGGACGACAAGTAGGAACTACCGCTCCCGAACGACGACGAACTCTGCGAGGTCGCTGAGGTAGTCCATCGCCTTCGAGTCCTCGGCGTCGACCGAGGCGAGCGCGTCGAGCGCGACCTGGGACTGCTCGTGGGCGCGGTCGTTGGCCTCCTCGGGCGACAGGTCCGCGACCTGCACGAGCGACGGGCGCTCCATGGCCGCGTCGTGGCCGGTGGGCTTGCCCAGGTCCTCCGAGTCGGCGGTCGCGTCGAGTACGTCGTCGCGCATCTGGAAGGCGACGCCGACCCGCTCGGCGTACTTGCCGAAGTTCTCGACGGTGTAGGCGTCGGCCTCGGCGGCGATGGCGCCGAGTTCCGCTGCGGCGCGAAAGAGCGCGCCGGTCTTCCGGCGGGCGAGTTGCATGTACTCCGCTTCGCTGGTCGGCTGGGCGACCAGCTCGGTCGCCTCGCCCTCGCCGAGTTCGACCATCGACTCCGAGACGGCCTGCATCGCGCGTTCGTTCGAGGAGAACAGGGCGAACGCCTCGCCGAGCAGGCCGTCGCTGGCGATGATGGCCGGGCCGTGGCCGAACTCCGCCCACGCCGAGGGGGTGCCCCGCCGAAGCTCCGAGCGGTCGATGATGTCGTCGACGACCAGCGAGGCGCTGTGGACGAGTTCGATGCCGACCGCGAACTCGACGGCGGTGTCGACGTCGCCGCCCAGCGCCTCGCAGACCAGCACCGTCACCGTCGGTCGGACCCGCTTGCCACCCGAGAGCACGACGTGGCGCACCTCCTCGCCGAGTTCGTCGGGTTCGACGGCGTCGAGCGTGGCCTCCAGGCGCTCCTCGACGCGTCCCCGACGAGACTCCAGGTACTCCATCGCCCCACGCTTAGGAACAGCCCCGCAAGTAGCTGACGAAACCGCCGCTGTGCGCTCGGCGGAGTGTCCCGGGCCCCACAGCGGGCTACGACCTGGCGGCCGGCTCGCCCTGCGCGTCTGCCGCCCGAGGTTCGGCCGCTCGGTCCTCGGAGGCCCGCGCGGTGAGCGCGACGAGCGGGGCCGCGGCGAGTGCCCCCGCGACGGCGCCGGCACCCATGATGACAAGTATGAGCCCGAACGGGGTCGACGCGAAGGGGACGTAGACGGCACCCGCCACGAACCAGCCGGTCAGCGCCACGGCGGCGCCGAACAGGACGGGGCGGAGCCGGTCGCCGACGCGATACACTGCGAGCGCGCGCCCGACGAGCAGGCCGGTGGCGAGCGGGAGGTGAGAGACCGCCAGCTCGACCACCCGCTCGAAGACGACGCCTCCACCCATGAGCGCCGCCTGCGCGATGGAGGCCCCGCCGACGGCGACCAGCGAGGCCAGCCCCAGGGCGGCCGCGCCGCGGACGGACCGGAGCAGCCGCGGCGCGGCCAGCGCGCCCCCGCCGACGACGAGGTACGCGGCCGCGAGACCGACCAGCCAGCGTCCGTTGGGCACCACGGTGACCGCCGCGACCGCGAGCCCGCCGAGTGCGGCGACCTGCCGCGGTGACACGCCGCTCCCGGACGACAGCAGGGCGTCGACGCCGACGACGACGACGAACAGCACACCGCCGAAGACGAACATCGTCGGCACGACGAAGCTCCCGAGGTTGCCGAGCCAGATCGGCGCGGTCGACAGCGTCGTCGCGCCGGTAACACGCCAGTCGGCCGTCCCCGGGTCGCCGTAGACGACGTAGAGGTCCTCGGAGAACACCGGGCCGAACTCCTCGTCGAGCGACCCGCGCAGCGTCAGGCGCCCGCCGTCGACGGCCGCCGTCACGTCGCCGGACGAGTAGCCCTCGTCGACGGCTCCGGCCGGGTCGTTCAGGACCGTCGCGTTCGGCGGCCCGACCAGCGTGAACTCGTCGACGTCGAGGGTCCATCCGCCCTGGACTCCGTCGGAGTGGAAGTAATCCACGACGAGCGTCCCCAGCCGGCGGGCGCCCGCGTCGGGGTCGGTGAACCGGACGGTGACCGACCGCTCCTCGACCGAGACGGACTCGACGGTCAGCGACCCGGCCTCGTAGACGTGGGGCAGTCCCCACCCCTCGTCGACGGTCGCGCGAGCCACCGACTCGGCCGCGTCGGGCTCGGCGAGGGTGTCGGCGTCCCCGCCGGCGAGCCGGTTGGTCGCCGTCCACGTCGCCGAGCCGTTTTCGTGGACCCGGACCGTCGCCGTGCTGTTGACCACGGTCACGTCGTAGCCGTAGTCGTCGGCGACCTGTTCGAAGCTCGACCCACAGGCCCGACACACCGGGTCGGGCTGGGGGCTGGCCGCCGCTCCCGCGGCGGTCAGAACTGCGAGGGCGACCAGGAGAGCCGCGACGAGCGCACGTCCAGTCACGGATCTGAATGGTTAACCGACCGTCATATGTCTTCTGTCGCCCGTGGCAGGCCGGGCGGTCGCGAGTCGGCCGCCGTCGTCGCGTCGAACGAGCGCCGCGGACCGCCGCGCTCGGTAGTCTCAAGACCCCCGGCGCCCGAGAGGCGGGTATGAACGGTGAGGCGGTTCGGGTGCTCACGTACAACGTTCGCCGCGACACGGCGCGCGACGGGGAGTTCGACTGGGCGGGCCGGGGTGACGCCGTCGCGGGCACGGTCCGCTTTCACCGCCCCGACGTCGTCGGGCTGCAGGAACCGCTCGCCCACCAGTATTCGGACCTGCGGGCGGCGCTCCCCGAGTTCGAGTGGGTCGGGGCCTCGCGCGAGGCGGGAGACGGCGAGGGGGAGTTCTGCCCGGTCGGCTACCGGTCCGAGCGCTTCGAGCGACTCGACTCGGGGACGTTCTGGCTCTCGGCGACGCCCGACGAGCCGGGGAGCGTCGGCTGGGACGCCGCCTACCCCCGGATCGCCACGTGGGCCCGACTGCGCGACCGCGACGGCGGGACGCTACTGTACTGCAACACCCACCTCGACCACGAGGGTGCCCGCGCCCGCGTCGAGGGCGCGCGGGTGCTCCGCGAGCGGGTGAGCCGGCTCCGCGAGGACGACGAACCGGTCGTCGTCGGTGGGGACTTCAACTGTGTGGCCGGCGACGAACCGTATCGAGCGATCGCCGACGATAGCGGCGACGCCCCCGAAGCCGAACGCGGTGGAGGAGGCGGGTTCCGACTGGTCGACGCTCGGGAGTCGAGCCCGTACCCGCCACACGGTCCCGACACGACCCGAACCGACTTCGAGTCGCTGCGACCGAACCTGCAGATCGACCACGTCTTCGTCGACGGGGCGGCCGTCGAGGGGTACGGCGTCGCCGCCGACGTGGTCGGCGACGGCTGGTTCCCCTCCGACCACCTCCCGGTCGTCGTCGACCTGACGCTGTGAGCGAGGGGTGAGCGGCCGCGCCGAGGCGCCCGGCGCCCTTTTGCCGTTCGAGGCCCTACTTTCGGGGATATGCTACTGGTACGCGGGCACGCGGGCGGGACGGCGCTGACGGGGACGATCTACGAGCGCGGCGAGCGGTCGCCGACCTTCGAGGGCGCGCCCGACGAGGGCGCGCCCTACGTCTGGATCTGCGACGAGTTCTACGAAGTCGAATCGGGCGGACAGCTCCAGCGGATCGACGGACGGGAGCGGCGAGTGGCCTTCGAGGCGCCGACGACCCGCGGGTTCGACACCCGCGAGGCGGCGCTGGAGGCGGCCGAAGAACACGTCCGCACGCAGTTCGCCCGGCTCGGGCTGGCGGAGACGGACGTGGAGATCGAGATAATCGAGAACCCCGACAGAGAGGAGCCGGAGCCGTAGGAACTGCCGTTTTACTGCACGTCCGACGACGAGGCGCGGTTGAGCAGGTAGACGGCGATCCCGCCCAGTGCGACGTCGAGCGCGAGCAGGACGACGACCGCGGGGACGAGCGTGTCCCAGATCCCGCCGAAGCGGGTGACTTCGACGACGGTCATCACGTCCTGATCGAGCATCAGCGCACGAGCGGCGTCGACGCCGTAGGTGATGGGGTTGAACGTCGCGACGGTCTGGATCCAGTCGGGCATGGCCGACAGCGGGAGAAAGGCCGTCGAGACGAACAGCAGCGGGAACTGCAGGAGGTTCGCGCCGATGATCGTCGACTCCTGGTCTCTCGTGACGACGGCGAAGATGTTCGAGAGCGCGACGAACCACAGCGAGAAGAGGATCCCGATCAGGATGATGCCGACAGCACCGGGCAAGCCGGTGGCGACGTCGGCGCCGAGGACGGTCCCCAGCACGAGGATGATGGCGATCTGGACGACGATGCGGAGGATCTCGGCGGCGGTCTTGCCGAGGAACATGGCCGAGCGACTCATCGGCATCACGAGCGTCTTCTCGAACAGTCCCTCCTCCATGTCGTTGACGAGGCCGATGCCCGACCCCGCGGCGGCCGCCAGCGACACCTGCATGGCGATGGCCGGCAGCAGGAAGGTCTCGTAGGTGATGCCGCCGGCGGCGCCGCCGCTGATGGCGCCCGTCGCGATCTGGCCGAACACCTGCGTGAACAGGACGAGGAAGATGATCGGCTGGACGAGCGAGCCGACGACGACGAACGGGTTGCGGATCGCTTTGAGGTTCCAGCGGACGAAGTTCACCCAGAAGTCGCCCAAAAAGGAGTTGCCCGACAGCCGCTCGTCCGTCCGGCGGGCGGTGCCGCCGTCGGAGCGAAGCTCTGGGGAGGGCTGGCTCGCTTCACTGGCCGGACCGCCGTCGGTGCGGGCGCCGTCGGCGTCGTCTCCGGCGGATCCGTCGGCGGTCCGGTCGGAGTCGCTCATTCGGCGGTCACCTCCGGGCCGGTCACGTCGGCGGGGTCGGCCGACTGGGCCTCCGAGTCGAGTTCCTCGCCGGTGATCGCCAGGAACACGTCGTCGAGCGTCGGCGCGCGGATGTTGAAGCCGGTCACCGTGATCCCGGCGTCCCGGAGCGTGACGAGCAGGTCGGTCCCGTGCTGGCGGGCCCGTTCGGCCGTGACGCTGATGCCATCGTCGGTGAGCGCCACGTCGGCGTCGGCGTCGAACACGTCGCCGGTGCGTGCGATCTCGGCGGCACGCTCGCGGGCCTCGTCCCCGTCGGGGATCTCCACGTCGAGGATCTCGCCGCCGACGCGGCGTTTCAGCTCCATCGGCGACCCCGTGGCGACGATCTCGCCGTCGAGGATGACGGAGATGCGGTCGCAGAGCTGGTCGGCCTCTTCGAGGTACTGCGTCGTGAGAAACAGGGTCGTCCCGCGCTCGTTGATGCGCTCGAAGTACTCCCAGAGGCGGTTTCGGGCTTTGGGGTCCAGCCCCGTCGTCGGCTCGTCGAGAAAGACGAGCGGGGGACTGTGGACGAGCGCGGTCGCGGCGTCCAGTCGTTTCTTCATCCCGCCGGAGAACTCGCTCGCGCGCTTGTCGGCCACGTCGGCGAGATCCACCAGATCGAGCAGTTCGTCGATGCGGGCGGCCCGTTCGCTCTTGGGGACGCCGTAGGCCCGCGCGGCGAAGCGGATGTTCTCGCGGGCGGTCATCTCCTCGTCGACGCTGGTCTCCTGGGCCATGTAGCCGATCGTCTCGCGGACGCGACGAGCGTCGTCGCGCACGTCGTAGCCGTTGACGGTGATGGAGCCCCCGGTCGGCGAGAGCAGCGTCGCGAAGGTCTTGATCGTCGTCGTCTTCCCGGCGCCGTTGGGGCCGAGGAAGCCGAAGAACTCGCCTTTCGGGACCGACAGATCGATCCCCTTGACGGCCTCCGTCCCGTCGGCGTAGGTCAGTTCCACGCCGCTGGCCTCGATGGCGTCCCCGCGACCGTCCCCGGCCGGGTCACCGCCGTCCGTTCGTGGCGTCCGTTCTCTCACGCGAGTGGGTTACGGCTACGCGCCCGTAGCCCTGGCCCTAATCGATTCGGGGTTTTATATTGGTGTCGGCGCGGCGGAACTGCGCGACGAGGTGGGACTGGGCGCGACGCAGTCGCTCGGAGCAGGAGGCTGGGGCGACGCCGAGTTCGTCGGCCACGTCGGCGGTCGAAGCGGTGCGGGGTACGTCGAAGTAGCCCATCTCGTGGGCGAGGACGAGCGCCTCACGCTGTGGCTGGGTCATCCCTGGCGGACGCGAAG
This DNA window, taken from Halosimplex litoreum, encodes the following:
- a CDS encoding glucuronyl esterase domain-containing protein; amino-acid sequence: MSRDADGLAPPSRCRPTDELPPLLEFRDGSPVESPADWRDRREELRRSLRHYVYGYAPEPPEIETTTERTAGVCDGAATLVETEIAFADLPTDAPSITLAVFLPSEAVAEGDAGGSVPVLLGLNWRGNHAAVDDPAVTITDTAREYGGRGDGAADRGAAADYWCVEHVLGRGYGFATYHLADVDPDSGDPADGVRPYYDDELPGPPGTEWGVLAAWAWGLQRCVDALRPMEAVRAEAIAVLGHSRCGKAALLAGATDERIGLVAPHQSGTGGMALDRDNDQEGIGDITGTFPQWFADTYAAFDGQVDRLPVDSHSLAALVAPRPLIDTAGARDHWTNPGRALDAVRAAEPVWELLGAEGIGDDLPLYEDDEISGETVGPLCHYRRETGHTLNQGYLDAVLDFADVHFDGTG
- a CDS encoding ABC transporter ATP-binding protein, which produces MRERTPRTDGGDPAGDGRGDAIEASGVELTYADGTEAVKGIDLSVPKGEFFGFLGPNGAGKTTTIKTFATLLSPTGGSITVNGYDVRDDARRVRETIGYMAQETSVDEEMTARENIRFAARAYGVPKSERAARIDELLDLVDLADVADKRASEFSGGMKKRLDAATALVHSPPLVFLDEPTTGLDPKARNRLWEYFERINERGTTLFLTTQYLEEADQLCDRISVILDGEIVATGSPMELKRRVGGEILDVEIPDGDEARERAAEIARTGDVFDADADVALTDDGISVTAERARQHGTDLLVTLRDAGITVTGFNIRAPTLDDVFLAITGEELDSEAQSADPADVTGPEVTAE
- a CDS encoding endonuclease/exonuclease/phosphatase family protein: MNGEAVRVLTYNVRRDTARDGEFDWAGRGDAVAGTVRFHRPDVVGLQEPLAHQYSDLRAALPEFEWVGASREAGDGEGEFCPVGYRSERFERLDSGTFWLSATPDEPGSVGWDAAYPRIATWARLRDRDGGTLLYCNTHLDHEGARARVEGARVLRERVSRLREDDEPVVVGGDFNCVAGDEPYRAIADDSGDAPEAERGGGGGFRLVDARESSPYPPHGPDTTRTDFESLRPNLQIDHVFVDGAAVEGYGVAADVVGDGWFPSDHLPVVVDLTL
- a CDS encoding ferritin-like domain-containing protein, encoding MTSDRVIDLLKQAYSDEIETVMNYQTNAIVLDGIHAEEVKASLQADIQEELTHAGEIGQRLKQLEARPPGSMEFEARQESLQPPEDSTDVLAVIEGVLDAESDAIDTYRDLIDAAEEADDPLTEDLAVTLLADEEAHRTEFRGFRKEYADD
- a CDS encoding DUF7113 family protein encodes the protein MLLVRGHAGGTALTGTIYERGERSPTFEGAPDEGAPYVWICDEFYEVESGGQLQRIDGRERRVAFEAPTTRGFDTREAALEAAEEHVRTQFARLGLAETDVEIEIIENPDREEPEP
- a CDS encoding polyprenyl synthetase family protein; amino-acid sequence: MEYLESRRGRVEERLEATLDAVEPDELGEEVRHVVLSGGKRVRPTVTVLVCEALGGDVDTAVEFAVGIELVHSASLVVDDIIDRSELRRGTPSAWAEFGHGPAIIASDGLLGEAFALFSSNERAMQAVSESMVELGEGEATELVAQPTSEAEYMQLARRKTGALFRAAAELGAIAAEADAYTVENFGKYAERVGVAFQMRDDVLDATADSEDLGKPTGHDAAMERPSLVQVADLSPEEANDRAHEQSQVALDALASVDAEDSKAMDYLSDLAEFVVVRER
- a CDS encoding ABC transporter permease codes for the protein MSDSDRTADGSAGDDADGARTDGGPASEASQPSPELRSDGGTARRTDERLSGNSFLGDFWVNFVRWNLKAIRNPFVVVGSLVQPIIFLVLFTQVFGQIATGAISGGAAGGITYETFLLPAIAMQVSLAAAAGSGIGLVNDMEEGLFEKTLVMPMSRSAMFLGKTAAEILRIVVQIAIILVLGTVLGADVATGLPGAVGIILIGILFSLWFVALSNIFAVVTRDQESTIIGANLLQFPLLFVSTAFLPLSAMPDWIQTVATFNPITYGVDAARALMLDQDVMTVVEVTRFGGIWDTLVPAVVVLLALDVALGGIAVYLLNRASSSDVQ